A window of the Fusobacterium varium genome harbors these coding sequences:
- the hslU gene encoding ATP-dependent protease ATPase subunit HslU, with protein sequence MIKGLTPQKIVEELNKYIISQDEAKKYVAISLRNRDRRKSIDNEELRKEITPKNIILMGPTGVGKTEIARRIAKIANAPFLKVEATKYTEVGYVGKDVESIIKDLVSVTYRKMKEQKYIDLRDEVYDIALEKVAKILKPYDSLNDEEKEKIMEDINQGIYDDQEIEIEKTRKDMEMPIIEVVSGGDEASGIGSILDQVMSNVTGKNRKLTTNVKNAIEIFINEEVEKKLDLDSLNEEVIDNVENNGIIFIDEIDKIAERDGVGKGEVSRQGVQRDILPIVEGSTVMTKLGPVKTDHILFIAAGAFTQSSPSDLMPELQGRFPVRVKLKNLEKEDFIKILTDVEYNLLEQYKAMLATDNVELTFTKGAIERVAELTAQMNEKIENIGARRLASVIEELLREVMYEAPYEEKKKVNVDVNFVKKIFKKENEEENLDKYIL encoded by the coding sequence ATGATAAAAGGACTTACTCCTCAAAAAATAGTTGAGGAACTAAATAAATATATAATATCACAAGATGAAGCTAAAAAATATGTAGCAATCTCTTTAAGAAATAGAGATAGAAGAAAAAGTATAGATAATGAGGAATTGAGAAAGGAAATAACTCCTAAAAATATAATTTTGATGGGACCTACAGGAGTAGGAAAAACTGAAATTGCTAGAAGAATAGCTAAAATTGCCAATGCTCCATTTTTAAAAGTTGAAGCAACTAAATATACAGAGGTTGGATATGTAGGAAAAGATGTAGAAAGTATAATCAAAGATCTTGTATCTGTAACTTACAGAAAGATGAAAGAGCAAAAATATATTGATCTGAGAGATGAGGTATATGATATTGCTTTAGAAAAGGTTGCTAAAATTTTAAAACCTTATGACTCTTTAAATGATGAAGAGAAAGAAAAGATAATGGAAGATATAAATCAAGGAATCTATGATGATCAAGAGATTGAGATAGAAAAAACAAGAAAAGATATGGAGATGCCTATAATAGAGGTTGTTTCTGGTGGAGATGAGGCATCTGGAATAGGAAGCATATTGGATCAAGTGATGTCAAATGTAACTGGAAAAAATAGAAAGCTTACAACTAATGTAAAAAATGCTATTGAAATTTTTATTAATGAAGAGGTAGAAAAAAAATTAGATTTAGACAGTTTAAATGAAGAAGTGATAGATAATGTTGAAAATAATGGAATAATCTTTATTGATGAGATAGATAAGATAGCAGAAAGAGATGGAGTAGGAAAGGGAGAAGTTTCAAGACAAGGAGTTCAAAGAGATATACTTCCAATAGTTGAAGGAAGTACAGTAATGACTAAACTTGGACCTGTTAAAACAGATCATATTCTATTTATTGCAGCAGGTGCATTTACTCAAAGTTCACCATCTGATTTGATGCCAGAACTTCAAGGAAGATTTCCAGTTAGAGTAAAACTTAAAAACCTTGAGAAAGAGGACTTTATTAAAATTTTAACAGATGTAGAGTATAATCTTTTAGAACAATATAAAGCTATGTTAGCAACTGATAATGTAGAACTTACTTTTACAAAGGGAGCTATTGAAAGAGTTGCTGAATTGACTGCTCAAATGAATGAAAAAATAGAAAATATTGGAGCAAGAAGATTGGCATCTGTAATTGAAGAGTTGTTGAGAGAGGTTATGTATGAAGCACCTTATGAGGAAAAGAAAAAAGTAAATGTAGATGTGAACTTTGTTAAGAAGATATTTAAGAAAGAGAATGAAGAGGAAAATTTAGATAAATATATCTTATAG
- a CDS encoding transposase has product MILAKKVRLYPTKEQEQKLWQSVGIARFIYNYTLTKQEENYRNGGKFISDGIIRKELTQLKKSELIWLNEVSNNVAKQAVKDACNAYKRFFKGLAKKPKFKSKKKSKPSFYNDTSKLKVKEKKVLIEKVGWIKTNEQIPRDVKYNNPRITYDNKYWYLSVGVEVNKKQEELTDISLGIDLGLKDLAVCSDGKVFKNINKTKEVKKLEKRLKQKQRQISRKYELNKIMKGGSCQFIKTKNIEKLEETTKLIHRKLVNIRNNHLHQVTTSIVKTKPYRIVIEDLNVIGMMKNKHLSDSVRKQCFHKFRQYITYKSKLNGIELVIVDRFYPSSKTCSRCNSIKRDLKLKDRIYRCPHCGAVIDRDLNAAINLSVYKLA; this is encoded by the coding sequence ATGATACTTGCAAAAAAAGTTAGACTTTATCCAACTAAAGAGCAAGAACAAAAATTGTGGCAATCTGTAGGAATTGCTAGATTTATCTATAATTACACTCTTACAAAACAAGAAGAAAATTATAGAAATGGTGGAAAATTTATTAGCGATGGAATCATAAGAAAAGAATTAACTCAACTAAAAAAGTCAGAACTAATTTGGTTAAATGAAGTGTCAAATAATGTTGCTAAACAAGCTGTAAAAGATGCTTGTAATGCCTATAAAAGATTTTTTAAAGGTTTAGCTAAGAAACCAAAATTTAAAAGCAAAAAGAAAAGCAAACCTAGTTTTTACAATGATACTTCAAAATTAAAAGTTAAAGAGAAAAAAGTACTAATTGAAAAAGTGGGTTGGATAAAAACAAATGAACAAATACCAAGGGATGTTAAATATAATAATCCTAGAATTACTTATGATAATAAATATTGGTATCTATCTGTTGGAGTAGAAGTTAATAAAAAACAGGAAGAATTAACAGATATTTCATTGGGAATAGATTTAGGATTAAAAGATTTAGCTGTTTGTTCAGATGGAAAAGTTTTTAAAAATATCAATAAAACTAAAGAAGTTAAAAAATTAGAAAAAAGATTAAAACAGAAACAAAGGCAAATTAGTAGAAAATATGAATTAAATAAAATTATGAAAGGAGGAAGTTGTCAATTTATAAAAACTAAAAATATAGAAAAATTAGAGGAAACGACAAAACTAATACATAGAAAATTAGTTAATATTAGAAATAACCATCTTCATCAAGTTACAACAAGTATAGTGAAAACCAAACCATACAGAATTGTAATAGAAGATTTGAATGTTATTGGAATGATGAAAAATAAGCATCTATCTGATTCAGTAAGAAAACAATGTTTTCATAAGTTTAGACAATATATAACTTATAAATCAAAATTAAATGGAATTGAACTAGTTATAGTAGATAGGTTTTATCCATCATCAAAAACTTGTAGTCGATGTAATTCTATAAAAAGAGATTTAAAACTAAAAGATAGAATTTATAGATGTCCACATTGTGGAGCAGTTATTGATAGAGATTTAAACGCAGCAATAAATTTATCTGTGTATAAATTAGCATAA
- a CDS encoding M20 family metallo-hydrolase, whose translation MLDIDVIKRWFDYLYSIGADETGGVTRLGYTKNEDVMHGAIRNFAREMGLKYSSDEVGNTYVYGENYSEYYLIGSHLDSVISGGRYDGVAGVLAGLLILKWIKDNNLNIPLKVVAFRCEESSSFGIATVGSGLITKKLQIEKMKKVENTERVSLYEALRFRGYNPECRKIEGVLNYFELHIEQGRILEDEGLKIGIINSIAAATRYWLTIDGRQDHSGATPMGMRQDALCAAGEIIIELENIAKRESIHSSVGTVGYLGNYPNAFNVVSGRVKMGLDIRGVEKDSIDRIDDEIVKFVDEVCKKRNLNYELDNISKAIPVKLDENLKNELSEVATKLGIEHKIMNSGAGHDAMKFWDIAPTGMVFIPCKDGVSHNKAEEIEYEDIILGSKIIFEELKQLNSRR comes from the coding sequence CAAGATTAGGTTACACTAAAAATGAAGATGTAATGCACGGAGCTATTAGAAACTTTGCTAGGGAGATGGGATTAAAATATTCTAGTGATGAGGTTGGTAATACATATGTATATGGTGAGAATTACAGTGAGTATTATCTGATTGGTTCACATCTTGATTCAGTTATAAGTGGTGGAAGATATGATGGAGTAGCTGGAGTATTAGCAGGGCTTTTAATATTAAAATGGATAAAAGATAACAACTTAAATATTCCTCTAAAAGTTGTAGCTTTTAGATGTGAAGAATCTAGCTCTTTTGGAATAGCAACAGTTGGAAGTGGACTTATAACTAAGAAACTTCAAATTGAAAAGATGAAAAAAGTAGAAAATACAGAGAGAGTATCTCTATATGAAGCATTAAGATTTAGAGGCTACAACCCAGAGTGCAGAAAGATAGAGGGAGTTTTAAACTATTTTGAACTTCATATTGAACAAGGTAGAATTTTAGAAGATGAAGGATTAAAAATAGGGATAATTAATTCCATAGCAGCAGCAACAAGATACTGGCTTACAATAGATGGTAGACAAGATCATTCAGGAGCAACACCAATGGGAATGAGACAAGATGCTCTTTGTGCAGCTGGAGAGATAATTATTGAATTGGAAAATATAGCAAAGAGAGAATCTATTCATAGTAGTGTAGGAACAGTAGGGTATTTAGGAAATTATCCAAATGCTTTTAATGTTGTGTCTGGTAGAGTAAAAATGGGGCTAGATATTAGAGGAGTAGAGAAAGATAGTATTGATAGAATAGATGATGAGATAGTTAAATTTGTAGATGAAGTTTGTAAAAAAAGAAATCTAAATTATGAATTGGATAATATTTCAAAGGCTATTCCAGTAAAATTAGATGAAAATTTAAAAAATGAATTAAGTGAAGTAGCAACTAAATTAGGAATAGAACATAAGATTATGAATAGTGGTGCTGGACATGATGCAATGAAGTTTTGGGATATAGCACCTACTGGAATGGTATTTATTCCTTGTAAAGATGGAGTGAGCCATAATAAAGCTGAAGAGATAGAATATGAAGATATTATCCTTGGAAGTAAGATAATATTTGAAGAATTGAAACAATTAAATAGTAGAAGATAA